One Vigna unguiculata cultivar IT97K-499-35 chromosome 7, ASM411807v1, whole genome shotgun sequence genomic region harbors:
- the LOC114192716 gene encoding polycomb group protein EMBRYONIC FLOWER 2-like, translating into MSNPIFLQRCLRHKIEAKHKRRIQMTVCLKKIITNGKSVFPMYVCLARRVTDRGISTDRVVYHIGRIFVFRGDVDLNSAVQVKFTLPEMNKLAKEAISDTIDLLFLSAATVEDSNLSDGASSNLPPLDLNHRPSAEEYCLLGKITLKTLYGTWNYFPTFHMGRRTDFCTTVDLFPCVLKSNFQNDGSKVSIQVPSNYENMSVSELHVQISAEEFGSKKKSSRPFVLWE; encoded by the exons ATGTCAAAT CCAATATTCCTTCAGAGATGCTTGCGCCACAAGATAGAGGCGAAGCACAAGAGGAg AATACAAATGACAGTTTGCTTAAAGAAGATTATCACTAATGGGAAAAGTGTCTTTCCTATGTATGTCTGTCTTGCTAGGCGGGTTACTGATAGAGGAATTTCAACG gataGGGTTGTTTATCATATCGGCCGCATTTTCGTCTTCCGAGGTGATGTTGATTTGAATTCTGCGGTCCAAGTAAAGTTTACACTTCCAGAAATGAATAAGTTAGCGAAGGAAGCTATATCTGACACAATTGATCTCTTGTTTCTCAGCGCAGCCACCG TTGAGGACTCAAATTTATCAGATGGAGCTAGTTCAAACTTGCCGCCTTTGGATCTGAATCATCGTCCTTCAG CTGAAGAGTACTGTCTCTTGGggaaaataactttaaaaacacTTTATGGGACTTGGAATTATTTTCCTACTTTTCATATGGGACGCCGAACTGACTTTTGCACAACTGTGGATTTGTTTCCATGTGTTCTGAAG TCGAATTTTCAAAATGACGGTTCAAAAGTCTCCATTCAAGTTCCAtctaattatgaaaatatg AGCGTATCAGAGTTACATGTCCAAATTTCTGCTGAAGAGTTTGGGTCCAAAAAGAAATCTTCCAGGCCTTTCGTGCTCTGGGAGTGA